Proteins encoded together in one Synechococcus sp. A15-62 window:
- the secY gene encoding preprotein translocase subunit SecY gives MLVSRGRNPNASEVIGQLITNPGLRSRVLTTLGLLLLVRLGIYIPMPGIDREAFKQFIDQGGQLIGFLDIFTGGGISTLGIFALGILPFINASIILQLLTAALPQLEDLQKNEGEAGRRKIAQITRYVALGWGLVQSVVFAMILRQYAVEGLSEVTFVVQTALALVTGSMVVMWLSEVITERGIGQGASLVIFLNIVATLPRTLGATIEAAQTGDRDTVLGIIVLVLVFLATIVGIIFVQEGARRIPIVSAKRQVGGAGVLPTRQSYLPLKLNAGGVMPIIFASALIFLPVTIANLTKSEWLIRAASALNPGAANPWPYALTFFTLILGFSYFYASLTVNPADIATNLKRGGVAIPGVRPGSATATYLSGVQNRLTLLGGLFLGAVAIIPAAVERATNVQTFQGLGATSLLILVGVAIDTAKQVQTYVISQRYEGLVRQ, from the coding sequence ATGCTCGTCAGTCGGGGTCGCAACCCCAACGCCTCCGAAGTGATCGGCCAGCTGATCACCAACCCTGGGCTCCGCAGTCGTGTGCTCACCACGCTCGGCCTGCTGTTGTTGGTACGCCTTGGGATCTACATCCCGATGCCCGGAATCGATCGTGAAGCGTTCAAGCAGTTCATCGATCAGGGCGGACAGCTGATCGGTTTTCTCGACATCTTCACCGGCGGCGGGATCTCCACCCTGGGCATCTTTGCCCTGGGGATCCTGCCCTTCATCAATGCCTCGATCATCCTCCAGCTGCTGACCGCAGCGTTGCCGCAGCTGGAAGACCTCCAGAAGAATGAGGGCGAGGCCGGCCGACGCAAGATCGCCCAGATCACCCGCTATGTGGCGCTGGGATGGGGTCTCGTCCAGAGCGTGGTCTTCGCCATGATCCTGCGCCAATACGCCGTGGAAGGCCTCAGCGAGGTGACTTTTGTGGTGCAGACCGCACTGGCCCTGGTCACCGGCTCAATGGTGGTGATGTGGCTGAGTGAAGTGATCACGGAGCGGGGCATCGGCCAGGGCGCATCCCTGGTGATTTTTCTGAACATCGTCGCCACCCTGCCCCGCACCCTCGGCGCCACGATCGAAGCCGCTCAAACCGGTGACCGCGACACCGTTCTGGGCATCATTGTTCTGGTGCTGGTGTTCCTGGCCACGATCGTCGGAATCATCTTCGTGCAGGAGGGGGCACGCCGTATCCCCATCGTGAGTGCCAAGCGCCAGGTAGGTGGTGCTGGGGTTCTCCCCACGCGTCAGAGCTACCTGCCGCTCAAGCTGAATGCCGGTGGTGTGATGCCGATCATCTTCGCCTCAGCACTAATTTTTCTGCCGGTCACCATCGCCAACCTCACCAAGAGCGAGTGGTTGATCCGTGCTGCAAGCGCCTTGAATCCTGGGGCAGCAAACCCCTGGCCGTACGCGCTCACCTTTTTTACGTTGATCCTGGGCTTCTCCTATTTCTACGCCTCACTCACTGTGAATCCCGCTGACATCGCCACGAACCTGAAGCGGGGTGGTGTGGCGATTCCAGGGGTCCGCCCCGGCAGTGCCACAGCCACATATCTCTCGGGTGTCCAGAACCGCCTCACCCTGCTGGGTGGTCTGTTCCTCGGCGCCGTCGCCATCATTCCCGCGGCCGTCGAACGCGCCACCAATGTGCAGACCTTCCAAGGTCTTGGCGCCACGTCACTGCTGATCCTGGTCGGTGTGGCCATCGACACGGCCAAGCAGGTGCAGACCTACGTGATCTCACAACGCTACGAAGGCCTCGTTCGCCAGTAA
- the rplO gene encoding 50S ribosomal protein L15: MTLRLDSLKSNKGARRRKLRKGRGIAAGQGASCGFGMRGQKSRSGRPTRPGFEGGQMPLYRRVPKLKHFPLVNPKHFTVLNVSALNDLKDGSTVNLDSLVKDGIVTSPKHPLKMLGNGELTAKKLTVQAAAFTASARTKIEAAGGTCDILD, encoded by the coding sequence ATGACTCTCCGACTCGATTCCCTCAAATCCAACAAGGGCGCTCGTCGCCGCAAACTGCGCAAGGGCCGCGGCATCGCCGCCGGTCAGGGCGCCAGCTGCGGCTTCGGTATGCGCGGCCAGAAATCCCGCTCGGGTCGCCCCACGCGCCCTGGCTTCGAGGGTGGCCAAATGCCTCTGTACCGCCGGGTGCCGAAGCTGAAGCACTTCCCTCTGGTGAATCCAAAGCACTTCACCGTGCTCAACGTCTCGGCGTTGAACGACCTGAAGGACGGCAGCACCGTCAATTTGGATTCCCTGGTCAAGGACGGCATCGTGACCAGCCCGAAGCATCCGCTGAAGATGCTCGGCAACGGTGAACTGACAGCCAAAAAGCTGACCGTTCAAGCCGCGGCGTTCACAGCCTCCGCCCGCACCAAGATCGAAGCCGCAGGCGGCACCTGCGACATCCTCGACTAA
- the rpsE gene encoding 30S ribosomal protein S5, which produces MTDSSPQSNTNAVPGAADVPAAAEGQQQQEQRRGRGDRDGRRGDRRGGRRGQERDSEWQERVVQIRRVSKTVKGGKKMSFRAIVVVGNEKGQVGVGVGKAGDVIGAVRKGVADGKKHLVKVPLTRHNSIPTLSNGRDGAASVLIRPAAPGTGVIAGGSIRTVLELAGIKNVLAKRLGSKTPLNNARAAMVALSLLRTHKETAKERGISLEQIYS; this is translated from the coding sequence ATGACAGATTCCTCCCCCCAATCCAATACCAACGCCGTGCCGGGCGCGGCCGACGTACCAGCGGCAGCCGAAGGGCAGCAGCAACAAGAACAGCGCCGCGGCCGTGGCGACCGTGACGGTCGTCGTGGCGACCGGCGTGGTGGCCGTCGCGGCCAGGAGCGCGACTCCGAATGGCAGGAGCGCGTGGTTCAGATCCGCCGCGTCTCCAAGACCGTCAAAGGCGGTAAGAAGATGAGCTTCCGGGCCATCGTTGTCGTCGGCAACGAGAAAGGTCAGGTCGGCGTTGGTGTCGGCAAAGCCGGTGATGTGATCGGTGCCGTCCGCAAGGGTGTTGCCGATGGCAAGAAGCACCTGGTCAAGGTTCCGTTGACCCGCCACAACTCCATCCCGACCCTCTCCAACGGTCGTGATGGTGCTGCCAGCGTGCTCATCCGCCCTGCAGCCCCTGGTACCGGCGTGATCGCTGGCGGTTCCATCCGCACAGTGCTCGAACTCGCTGGCATCAAGAATGTCCTGGCCAAGCGCCTGGGCAGCAAGACCCCCCTGAACAATGCACGGGCTGCCATGGTGGCTCTGTCGCTTCTCCGCACCCACAAGGAGACGGCCAAGGAACGGGGAATCTCCCTCGAACAGATCTACTCCTGA
- the rplR gene encoding 50S ribosomal protein L18 yields the protein MSQISRKQQTQKRHRRLRRHITGTSDRPRLAVFRSNNHIYAQVIDDAAQSTLCSASTVDKELRTGLKAPAGSCDASVAVGELVAKRAIAKGIQQVVFDRGGNLYHGRIKALADAAREAGLQF from the coding sequence ATGTCCCAAATTTCCCGCAAACAGCAGACGCAGAAACGCCACCGGCGACTGCGTCGTCACATCACCGGAACCTCAGACCGTCCGCGGCTGGCCGTGTTCCGCTCCAACAACCACATCTACGCCCAGGTCATCGACGACGCGGCTCAGAGCACACTCTGCTCAGCCTCCACTGTTGATAAGGAGCTGCGTACCGGCCTCAAGGCTCCGGCTGGCAGCTGCGACGCCTCTGTCGCCGTTGGCGAACTGGTCGCCAAGCGCGCCATCGCCAAAGGCATCCAGCAGGTGGTGTTCGACCGCGGCGGAAATCTGTACCACGGCCGGATTAAAGCCCTCGCCGATGCCGCCCGGGAAGCGGGCCTTCAGTTCTGA
- the rplF gene encoding 50S ribosomal protein L6, translating to MSRIGKNPVPVPEKVTVSLDGLTVKVKGPKGELERTLPEGVSVSQDNNTIVVSPTSTKRISRERHGLSRTLVANMIEGVSNGYSKALEIVGVGSRAQVKGKTLVVSAGYSHPVEMEAPEGITFKVENNTRVIVSGIDKELVGNEAAKVRAIRPPEPYKGKGIKYEGERILRKAGKSGKK from the coding sequence ATGTCACGAATCGGCAAAAACCCTGTTCCCGTCCCTGAGAAGGTCACGGTTTCCCTCGACGGCCTCACCGTCAAGGTGAAAGGACCCAAAGGCGAACTGGAGCGCACCCTTCCTGAAGGCGTCAGCGTCAGCCAGGACAACAACACCATCGTGGTCTCCCCCACGAGCACCAAGCGCATCTCCCGTGAGCGCCACGGCTTGAGCCGCACCCTCGTCGCCAACATGATCGAGGGCGTCAGCAACGGTTACAGCAAGGCCCTGGAAATCGTCGGTGTGGGCTCCCGTGCCCAGGTCAAAGGCAAAACTCTCGTGGTGAGTGCTGGCTACAGCCACCCCGTCGAGATGGAAGCCCCCGAGGGCATCACCTTCAAGGTGGAGAACAACACCAGGGTGATCGTCTCCGGCATCGACAAGGAGCTGGTGGGCAACGAAGCCGCCAAGGTCCGCGCCATCCGTCCCCCCGAGCCCTACAAGGGCAAGGGCATCAAGTACGAGGGCGAGCGCATCCTGCGCAAGGCAGGCAAGTCCGGCAAGAAATAA
- the rpsH gene encoding 30S ribosomal protein S8, with the protein MANHDPISDMLTRIRNASEKRHETTKIPASRMTRSIAKVLQQEGFISEISEQGEGVRTELVLALKYSGKHRLPTIRSMQRVSKPGLRIYKNTRGLPKVLGGLGVAIISTSKGVMSDRDARREGVGGEVLCYVY; encoded by the coding sequence ATGGCCAACCACGACCCCATTTCCGACATGCTCACCCGCATTCGCAATGCGAGTGAGAAACGTCACGAAACCACCAAGATCCCCGCTTCGCGGATGACCCGCAGCATCGCCAAGGTGCTGCAGCAGGAGGGCTTCATCTCCGAGATCAGCGAGCAGGGTGAAGGCGTTCGCACCGAACTGGTGCTCGCCCTCAAGTACAGCGGCAAGCACAGGCTGCCCACCATCCGCTCCATGCAGCGGGTCAGCAAGCCCGGTCTCCGCATCTACAAGAACACTCGCGGCCTGCCCAAAGTCCTCGGCGGACTGGGTGTGGCGATCATTTCCACCTCCAAGGGTGTGATGAGCGACCGCGACGCCCGTCGTGAGGGCGTCGGTGGCGAAGTGCTCTGTTACGTCTACTGA
- the rplE gene encoding 50S ribosomal protein L5, whose protein sequence is MSLKKRYRETIQPKLQKDLSLTNIHEVPKVVKVTVNRGLGEAAANAKSLEASVNELAQITGQKVVVTRAKKAIAGFKIRQGMPIGCAVTLRGDRMYAFLERLINLALPRIRDFRGVSPKSFDGRGNYTLGVREQIIFPEISFDKIDAIRGMDITIVTTARSDEEGRALLREMGMPFQSN, encoded by the coding sequence ATGTCACTCAAGAAGCGCTATCGGGAGACCATCCAGCCCAAGCTGCAGAAGGATCTCTCCCTCACCAACATCCATGAAGTCCCCAAGGTGGTGAAAGTCACCGTCAACCGGGGTCTCGGCGAAGCCGCCGCCAATGCCAAGTCCCTCGAGGCTTCGGTGAATGAGCTGGCGCAGATCACCGGCCAGAAGGTCGTTGTGACCCGTGCCAAAAAAGCCATCGCCGGCTTCAAGATTCGGCAGGGCATGCCGATCGGCTGTGCCGTCACCCTCCGTGGTGATCGGATGTATGCCTTCCTCGAGCGCCTGATCAACCTGGCGCTGCCCCGCATCCGCGACTTCCGCGGGGTCAGCCCCAAGAGTTTCGATGGCCGCGGCAACTACACCCTTGGGGTGCGCGAACAGATCATTTTCCCTGAGATCTCCTTCGACAAGATCGATGCGATCCGGGGCATGGACATCACCATCGTGACCACTGCCCGTTCGGACGAAGAGGGCCGGGCCCTCCTCCGCGAGATGGGAATGCCGTTCCAGAGCAACTGA
- the rplX gene encoding 50S ribosomal protein L24 has translation MATATTKAKATERIKMRIRKGDTVQVIAGKDKGKTGAVLRTLPNENRVVVEGVNMRTRHEKPTQEGETGRIVTEEASLHASNVMLYSTDKKVASRVEIVVEKDGTKKRRLKKTGEVLD, from the coding sequence ATGGCGACTGCAACCACCAAGGCCAAGGCCACCGAGCGCATCAAGATGCGCATCCGCAAGGGCGACACCGTTCAGGTGATCGCCGGCAAGGACAAGGGCAAGACCGGCGCCGTTCTGCGCACCCTGCCCAACGAGAACCGTGTCGTCGTGGAGGGCGTGAACATGCGCACCCGCCACGAAAAGCCCACCCAGGAGGGCGAGACCGGCCGCATCGTGACTGAGGAAGCGTCCCTGCATGCCTCCAACGTGATGCTGTATTCCACCGACAAAAAGGTGGCCAGCCGCGTTGAAATCGTCGTCGAGAAGGACGGCACCAAGAAGCGCCGGCTGAAGAAAACCGGTGAAGTCCTCGACTGA
- the rplN gene encoding 50S ribosomal protein L14 translates to MIQQESYLTVADNSGAKRIQCIRVLGTNRRYAHVGDVIVAAVKDAAPNMGVKKSDVVKAVVVRTKATMRRETGNSIRFDDNAAVIINDDKNPKGTRVFGPVARELRERSFTKIVSLAPEVI, encoded by the coding sequence GTGATCCAGCAGGAGTCCTATCTCACCGTTGCCGACAACAGCGGCGCCAAGCGCATCCAGTGCATCCGCGTCCTCGGCACCAACCGTCGCTATGCCCACGTGGGCGACGTGATCGTTGCCGCCGTGAAAGATGCCGCCCCCAACATGGGCGTCAAAAAGTCCGACGTGGTGAAGGCCGTTGTGGTGCGCACCAAAGCCACCATGCGTCGTGAAACCGGAAACTCGATCCGTTTTGACGACAACGCCGCCGTCATCATCAACGACGACAAAAACCCGAAAGGCACCCGCGTCTTCGGACCGGTGGCCCGTGAGCTGCGTGAGCGCAGCTTCACCAAAATCGTGTCCCTCGCTCCGGAGGTGATCTGA
- the rpsQ gene encoding 30S ribosomal protein S17, translated as MAVKERIGTVVSDKMEKTVVVAVESRFPHPIYQKTVSRTTRYKAHDEDNTCRVGDRVRITETRPMSRQKRWAIAEVLSHSPKAAAEEANKAEAQEVKQ; from the coding sequence ATGGCAGTCAAGGAAAGGATCGGCACCGTCGTCAGCGACAAGATGGAAAAAACGGTGGTGGTCGCGGTGGAAAGCCGCTTCCCACACCCCATCTATCAAAAGACGGTCAGCCGTACCACCCGTTACAAGGCCCACGACGAAGACAACACCTGTCGCGTCGGTGACCGCGTTCGCATCACTGAAACCCGTCCGATGAGCCGCCAAAAGCGGTGGGCCATCGCCGAGGTTCTCAGCCACAGCCCGAAAGCTGCAGCTGAGGAAGCCAACAAGGCTGAAGCTCAGGAGGTGAAGCAGTGA
- the rpmC gene encoding 50S ribosomal protein L29, which translates to MARPNAADVRSLSDSDINEQIDGLRRELFQLRFQQATRQLANTHRFKEVRIKLAQLLTVQSERQRSTAS; encoded by the coding sequence ATGGCCCGTCCCAACGCCGCCGATGTGCGCAGCCTGTCCGATTCGGACATCAACGAACAGATCGACGGCCTGCGCCGCGAGCTGTTCCAACTCCGTTTCCAGCAGGCCACGCGCCAGCTCGCTAACACGCACCGTTTCAAAGAGGTCCGCATCAAGCTGGCCCAGCTGCTGACGGTGCAGTCGGAGCGCCAGCGCTCCACCGCCTCCTGA
- the rplP gene encoding 50S ribosomal protein L16: protein MLSPKRVKFRKQQRGRMRGVATRGNTIAFGQFALQAQECGWITSRQIEASRRAMTRYVKRGGKIWIRIFPDKPVTMRAAETRMGSGKGNPEFWVAVIKPGRILFEMGGDEITPEIAKEAMRLAQYKLPVKTKFIQLDEQEKSAGAKAPAASEAVTVES from the coding sequence ATGCTGAGTCCAAAACGCGTCAAATTCCGTAAGCAGCAGCGAGGCCGCATGCGCGGCGTCGCCACCCGGGGCAACACCATTGCCTTCGGACAATTCGCGCTGCAGGCACAGGAATGTGGCTGGATCACCTCGCGCCAGATCGAGGCCAGCCGTCGTGCCATGACCCGCTACGTCAAGCGTGGCGGAAAAATCTGGATCCGGATCTTCCCCGACAAGCCGGTCACCATGCGTGCTGCCGAAACCCGGATGGGTTCCGGTAAGGGCAACCCAGAATTCTGGGTGGCGGTGATCAAGCCCGGCAGGATCCTGTTCGAGATGGGCGGTGATGAAATCACCCCCGAAATCGCCAAGGAAGCCATGCGCCTCGCGCAGTACAAGCTTCCCGTGAAGACCAAGTTCATCCAACTGGATGAGCAGGAAAAGTCAGCTGGTGCCAAGGCTCCGGCAGCTTCTGAAGCCGTCACCGTGGAGTCCTGA
- the rpsC gene encoding 30S ribosomal protein S3, with product MGHKINPTGLRLGITQEHRSRWYASSKNYPALLQEDDRIRKFIHKKYGSAGISDVLIARKADQLEVELKTARPGVLVGRQGSGIEELRSGIQKTIGDSSRQVRINVVEVERVDGDAFLLAEYIAQQLEKRVAFRRTIRMAVQRAQRAGVLGLKIQVSGRLNGAEIARTEWTREGRVPLHTLRADIDYATKVASTTYGVLGIKVWVFKGEVLSEQAQPMPVGAAPRRRASRRPQQFEDRSNEG from the coding sequence ATGGGACACAAAATCAACCCAACCGGTCTGCGCCTGGGGATCACCCAGGAACACCGGTCACGCTGGTACGCCTCCAGCAAGAACTATCCGGCCCTCCTCCAGGAGGACGACCGGATTCGCAAGTTCATCCACAAGAAGTACGGCTCCGCCGGCATCAGCGATGTGCTGATCGCCCGTAAGGCCGATCAACTGGAAGTTGAACTCAAGACCGCACGCCCCGGCGTGCTGGTCGGCCGTCAAGGCAGCGGCATCGAAGAGCTTCGCTCCGGCATTCAGAAGACCATCGGCGACTCCAGTCGTCAGGTGCGGATCAATGTTGTCGAGGTCGAACGCGTCGACGGTGATGCCTTCCTCCTTGCCGAGTACATCGCCCAGCAGCTGGAGAAGCGTGTGGCCTTCCGCCGCACCATTCGCATGGCTGTGCAGCGCGCTCAGCGTGCCGGCGTTCTGGGTCTGAAGATCCAGGTGTCCGGTCGCCTGAACGGTGCTGAGATCGCCCGGACGGAATGGACCCGCGAGGGTCGGGTGCCCCTGCACACCCTGCGTGCCGACATCGACTACGCCACCAAGGTGGCCAGCACGACCTACGGCGTGCTCGGCATCAAGGTTTGGGTGTTCAAGGGCGAAGTGCTGAGCGAACAAGCTCAGCCCATGCCGGTGGGTGCCGCCCCCCGGCGCCGGGCCAGCCGTCGGCCCCAACAGTTCGAAGACCGCTCAAACGAGGGTTGA
- the rplV gene encoding 50S ribosomal protein L22: MTSSTPTAPTAQAHGRFIRGSVSKVRRVLDQIRGRTYRDALIMLEFMPYRSTGPITKVLRSAVANAEHNLGLDPSSLVISSATADMGPSMKRYRPRAQGRAYQIKKQTCHISIAVAAQTDS, from the coding sequence ATGACATCGTCAACACCAACGGCACCCACCGCCCAGGCTCACGGTCGCTTCATCCGAGGCTCCGTGTCGAAGGTGCGCCGTGTGCTCGACCAGATCCGTGGCCGCACCTATCGCGACGCGCTGATCATGCTCGAGTTCATGCCCTACCGCTCCACCGGCCCGATCACCAAGGTGCTCCGGTCTGCGGTGGCCAACGCTGAGCACAACCTCGGTCTCGACCCCTCATCTCTGGTGATCTCGAGTGCGACCGCTGACATGGGCCCCTCCATGAAGCGCTATCGCCCCCGCGCCCAGGGCCGGGCGTACCAGATCAAGAAACAGACCTGCCACATCAGCATTGCTGTGGCGGCTCAGACCGATTCCTGA
- the rpsS gene encoding 30S ribosomal protein S19 produces the protein MGRSLKKGPFIADSLLRKVEKQNDNDDKSVIKTWSRASTILPMMIGHTIAVHNGRTHVPVFITEQMVGHKLGEFAPTRTFKGHIRDKKGGR, from the coding sequence ATGGGACGTTCACTCAAAAAAGGTCCGTTTATTGCCGACAGCCTGCTTCGCAAGGTTGAAAAGCAGAACGACAACGACGACAAGTCTGTGATCAAGACCTGGTCACGGGCCTCCACGATCCTGCCGATGATGATCGGCCACACGATCGCGGTTCACAACGGCCGCACCCATGTGCCGGTGTTCATCACCGAGCAGATGGTGGGCCACAAGCTGGGAGAGTTCGCTCCTACCCGCACCTTCAAGGGCCACATCAGAGACAAGAAAGGAGGCCGCTAA
- the rplB gene encoding 50S ribosomal protein L2: MAIRNFRPYTPGTRTRVVTDFSEITSRKPERSLVVAKHRRKGRNNRGVITCRHRGGGHKRLYRVVDFRRNKHGVPAKVAAIHYDPHRNARLALLFYADGEKRYILAPAGVQVGQTVVSGPDAPIENGNAMPLSSVPLGSAVHCVELYAGRGGQMVRTAGASAQVMAKEGDYVALKLPSTEVRLVRRECYATLGEVGNSEMRNTSLGKAGRRRWLGRRPQVRGSVMNPCDHPHGGGEGRAPIGRSGPVTPWGKPALGLKTRKRNKPSNQYVLRKRRKTSKRSRGGRDS; this comes from the coding sequence ATGGCAATCCGTAATTTCCGCCCCTACACCCCCGGTACCCGCACCCGGGTGGTCACTGATTTCAGTGAGATCACCAGCCGCAAACCGGAGCGGAGCCTGGTGGTGGCCAAACACCGCCGCAAGGGCCGCAACAACCGCGGTGTGATCACCTGCCGCCACCGCGGTGGTGGCCACAAGCGCCTCTATCGCGTGGTGGATTTCCGTCGCAACAAGCACGGTGTCCCCGCCAAGGTGGCCGCAATCCACTACGACCCGCACCGCAACGCGCGTCTGGCACTGCTCTTCTACGCCGATGGCGAGAAGCGCTACATCCTCGCTCCCGCAGGAGTTCAGGTGGGTCAGACCGTGGTCTCCGGCCCTGATGCCCCGATCGAGAACGGCAACGCCATGCCGTTGTCCTCGGTGCCCCTCGGTTCGGCGGTTCACTGCGTTGAGCTCTACGCCGGTCGTGGTGGCCAGATGGTCCGTACCGCCGGTGCAAGCGCCCAGGTGATGGCGAAGGAAGGCGACTACGTCGCTCTGAAGCTGCCCTCCACCGAGGTTCGCCTGGTTCGCCGCGAGTGCTACGCCACCCTCGGCGAGGTCGGCAACTCCGAGATGCGCAACACCAGCCTGGGTAAGGCCGGTCGTCGCCGCTGGCTCGGACGTCGTCCTCAAGTCCGAGGCAGTGTGATGAACCCCTGCGATCACCCCCACGGTGGTGGTGAGGGTCGTGCACCGATCGGCCGTTCCGGCCCGGTGACCCCCTGGGGCAAACCCGCCCTCGGTCTCAAGACCCGCAAGCGGAACAAACCCAGCAACCAATACGTGCTCCGGAAGCGTCGCAAGACCTCCAAGCGGAGCCGTGGCGGACGCGATTCCTGA
- a CDS encoding 50S ribosomal protein L23, whose product MTERFQGRLADVIRRPLITEKATRALEINQYTFEVDHRAAKPDIKAAIEQLFDVKVTGISTMNPPRRSRRMGRFAGKRAQVKKAVVRLAEGNSIQLFPES is encoded by the coding sequence ATGACTGAACGTTTCCAAGGACGCCTGGCGGATGTGATCCGTCGTCCCCTGATCACCGAGAAGGCCACCCGCGCCCTCGAAATCAACCAATACACCTTCGAGGTGGACCACCGCGCCGCAAAGCCCGACATCAAGGCCGCCATTGAGCAGCTCTTCGATGTGAAGGTCACCGGCATCAGCACCATGAATCCCCCGCGACGCTCCCGTCGCATGGGTCGCTTCGCCGGCAAACGTGCCCAGGTGAAGAAAGCCGTGGTGCGCCTGGCGGAGGGCAACTCGATCCAACTCTTCCCTGAGTCCTGA
- the rplD gene encoding 50S ribosomal protein L4, with amino-acid sequence MASCVVRDWQGKEAGKATLDLKVAKETTAVDLMHRAVLRQQAHARQGTASTLTRSEVRGGGRKPYKQKGTGRARQGSIRTPLKPGGGIIFGPKPRTYNLAMNRKERRLALRTALMARIDDVTVVQDFGASLEAPKTREITDALGRLGVAAGSKVLIVLTNPSDVVRRSVRNLEKVKLISADQLNVFDLLHANALVLGEEALATIQEVYGDD; translated from the coding sequence ATGGCCAGTTGTGTCGTTCGTGATTGGCAGGGCAAGGAAGCCGGCAAGGCAACCCTGGACCTGAAGGTGGCCAAAGAGACCACCGCCGTTGACCTCATGCATCGGGCTGTTCTGCGTCAGCAGGCCCATGCACGCCAAGGAACCGCCAGCACCCTCACCCGCTCGGAAGTGCGCGGTGGTGGTCGCAAGCCCTACAAGCAAAAAGGAACGGGTCGGGCCCGTCAGGGATCCATCCGGACTCCCCTGAAGCCCGGCGGCGGCATCATTTTCGGACCCAAGCCCCGCACGTACAACCTTGCGATGAACCGCAAGGAGCGTCGTCTGGCCCTGCGCACTGCGTTGATGGCCCGCATCGACGACGTCACCGTCGTGCAGGACTTCGGTGCTTCGCTGGAGGCCCCCAAGACCCGTGAGATCACTGATGCTCTGGGACGCCTGGGTGTTGCTGCCGGCTCCAAGGTGCTCATCGTTCTGACGAACCCCTCCGATGTTGTTCGCCGTTCCGTGCGCAACCTGGAGAAAGTCAAGTTGATCTCCGCAGATCAGCTGAACGTCTTCGACCTGCTCCACGCCAATGCTCTGGTGCTGGGCGAGGAAGCTCTCGCAACCATCCAGGAGGTCTACGGCGATGACTGA